In Puniceicoccus vermicola, the genomic stretch TGGGAAGGCTACACTTTGTATAAACACAAGCATCTGGGAAAAGGGCATTTGTTGTTCATCCTAGAGGCCCTAAACGATCCGGTCTGTGGAGGTTGTGGGCAGAGTTGCCGGAGGATTCACGACCAGTCGCTGCGCCGTATTCGCGACTGTGATCTGTTGGATCAGCGGTTAAGTCTGGAGTTGAGTGTCCGTCGGGTTCGCTGCGGGCGCTGCGGGACGAAGACCGAACGCATTG encodes the following:
- a CDS encoding transposase family protein, which encodes MKSVLCSLFWEGYTLYKHKHLGKGHLLFILEALNDPVCGGCGQSCRRIHDQSLRRIRDCDLLDQRLSLELSVRRVRCGRCGTKTERI